The Streptomyces albofaciens JCM 4342 genome has a segment encoding these proteins:
- a CDS encoding TetR/AcrR family transcriptional regulator — protein MAPRADGTPTFTEQARRRQLVDCTIDLISTRGYPATSLAAIAERAGLSKAAVLYHFSSKDNLTRAALAHVLAEFTAYVRERVDRAAGPRAAVVAYVRAMIGYQQANRRHVRVITEMLLDDAGGTRLKTPGRHDTGNRWQELAALLTAGQQAGELREFDTRTVALAIGGAIDGVVSHWLAHPDYDLDAAADELEAFTLDAITRRDP, from the coding sequence ATGGCCCCGCGGGCGGACGGTACCCCGACCTTCACGGAGCAGGCGCGCCGCCGGCAGCTCGTGGACTGCACCATCGACCTGATCTCCACCCGGGGCTATCCGGCGACCTCGCTCGCCGCGATCGCCGAGCGGGCCGGCCTCTCCAAGGCCGCCGTGCTGTACCACTTCTCCTCCAAGGACAACCTCACCCGGGCCGCCCTGGCGCACGTGCTGGCGGAGTTCACCGCGTACGTACGGGAGCGGGTGGACCGCGCGGCCGGGCCGCGGGCCGCCGTCGTCGCCTACGTCCGCGCGATGATCGGCTACCAGCAGGCCAACCGCCGGCATGTGCGCGTCATCACCGAGATGCTGCTCGACGACGCGGGCGGCACCAGGCTCAAGACGCCGGGCCGGCACGACACCGGAAACCGCTGGCAGGAGCTGGCCGCGCTGCTGACGGCCGGTCAGCAGGCGGGCGAGCTGCGGGAGTTCGACACCCGCACGGTGGCGCTCGCGATCGGCGGCGCGATCGACGGCGTCGTCTCCCACTGGCTCGCCCACCCCGATTACGACCTCGACGCGGCGGCCGACGAGCTGGAGGCGTTCACCCTGGACGCGATCACGCGCCGCGACCCGTAA